The genomic window ATAGAGACACTAACCGTCCCAATAATCGTATAAACAAAAGTGTTTTTTCCTAAAAACCTCCAACCAATAAAGAACAATGGAATGTTAAGCACAAGGTTCGTGATTGAAGGGTCGATTTTAAATAAAAAATATAAAAGCAAGGTGATGCCCGTAAATCCCCCTTCAGCTAAATTATTTTCCATATTAAAATGGACAATGCCAAAGGAAAGGATTGCCGCCCCTAACAAAATAAAAAGAATATTTGGTAGCCTTATCGTTAATTTCATCTCAAAGCCTCCTCGCTTGAAAAACAATATCATTATAGATTAGTTTGGAAGAAATGTTAAGAATTACTCTAAAGTTTGTCAAAATGCTTAATTTTGGCTAACATAAAAAAGTAGCTAAGTCAAAACGAGGTGAGAAGTATTTGAAGCAAAAAACAATGGAAGAAATGCAAAAGGAAGTCAATCAATACATAAGCCAATTTAAAGAAGGCTATTTTAGTCCGTTGGCGATGTTGGCACGGATGACGGAAGAATTAGGGGAGCTTGCCCGAGAAATAAATCATTATTATGGCGAAAAACCGAAAAAAACAGATGAAGAAGAGAAAACAGTTGAACAAGAACTTGGCGACCTACTATTTGTGCTAATTTGTTTTGCCAACTCGTTAGAGATTAGTTTAGAGGAATCGTTTGATTTAGTGATGAATAAATTTAATACACGTGATAAAGATCGCTGGACGAGGAAGGAATAGGAGGATAAATAATGGGAAAAATTAAAATTATTTTGGCAGGGCCACGTGGGAAGATGGGTACAGAGGCTTTAAAGTTAATCAAAGAAACAGAACATTTTGAACTAGTAGCGGCGATAGATCGAAAAAATGGTGGGAAGCTTATTTCTAGCATTGAAGGTTTACCAGCAATGGATGCTCCTATTTATGAAGATGCTGAACAATGTTTTAAAGAAAGAACAGCTGATGTTCTTCTTGATTTAACAACACCGGAAATCGGCAGAAAGCATACAGAAGCTGCTCTGAAATATGCAATCCGCCCAGTTGTTGGTACAACCGGATTTAATGAACAGGAATTAAAGGACTTGGCAAAAACAGCAGAAGAAAAAGGGATCGGCGTGATCATTGCGCCAAATTTCGCAATTGGTGCGGTATTAATGATGAAATTTGCACAAATGGCCGCAAAGTATTTTCCAGATGTTGAAATTATTGAACAGCATCATGACCAAAAGCTTGACGCTCCTTCAGGGACTGCGATTAAAACAGCTGAACTAATTTCTCGCGTTCGCACAGAAAAGCAGCAAGGACATCCAAATGAAAAAGAGACAATTCAAGGTGCTCGTGGTGCTAATTTCAATGGCATGCGCATTCATAGTGTCCGCCTTCCTGGTTTAGTTGCCCATCAAGAGGTTTTATTCGGAGGAAATGGTCAACTATTAACAATTCGCCACGATTCATTGCATCGTTCTTCTTTTATGTCTGGTGTGAAATTAGCGATTGACACAGTCATGAAAATTGATATTTTAGTATATGGTCTTGAAAATATTATTGAGTAACACTTGTAAAAGAGGTTTGTGATGAAATTAAAAATTGGTATTACATGTTATCCATCGGTTGGCGGGTCAGGTGTCGTTGCTACAGAGCTTGGAATGCTGTTAGCGGAAAAGGGGCATGAGATACATTTTATTACATCAAGTGTTCCTTTTCGTTTAAATAAATGGTATCCCAATTTATATTTTCATGAAGTCGATGTGAATCAATATTCTGTTTTTAAGTACCCACCTTATGATCTGTCATTAGCAAGTAAAATGGCAGAGGTCGCAAGGCGGGAGGATTTAGATTTGCTGCATGTTCATTATGCAATTCCCCATGCGATTAGCGCTTATTTGGCAAAACAAATGATTGGTGGAGAAAAACTGAAAATCATTACTACCTTACATGGGACAGATATCACGGTTTTAGGGCATGATCCATCATTGCAAGAGCTCATTCGTTTCGGAATTGAACAGTCAGACATTGTCACCGCCGTATCGAAAAATCTTGTTGAGGAAACATACCGGTTAGTGGAAACGAATAAAGAAATCGAAACGGTTTATAATTTCGTCGATGAGCGCGTTTATTATCGTCGTGAACGCTCATATTTAAAACATCAATTTGGGATTAATGCCGATGAAAAAGTGATAATCCATATTTCTAATTTTAGACATGTAAAACGAGTTCCTGATGTGATTGAGGCATTTGCGCGCATTGAAAAAGTAATCAAAGCAAAGCTTTTGTTAGTTGGCGATGGGCCCGAGTCTACTGTTGTTTCTAGAATGGTAAGGGAAAAAGGATTACAAGAGCGTGTCCTTTTTCTTGGCAAGCAGGAAAATATAGAAGAGGTTTTATCAATTAGTGACTTAATGCTGCTCCTTTCGGAAAAAGAAAGCTTTGGACTCACGCT from Bacillus sp. (in: firmicutes) includes these protein-coding regions:
- a CDS encoding nucleotide pyrophosphohydrolase, which produces MEEMQKEVNQYISQFKEGYFSPLAMLARMTEELGELAREINHYYGEKPKKTDEEEKTVEQELGDLLFVLICFANSLEISLEESFDLVMNKFNTRDKDRWTRKE
- a CDS encoding 4-hydroxy-tetrahydrodipicolinate reductase; this translates as MGKIKIILAGPRGKMGTEALKLIKETEHFELVAAIDRKNGGKLISSIEGLPAMDAPIYEDAEQCFKERTADVLLDLTTPEIGRKHTEAALKYAIRPVVGTTGFNEQELKDLAKTAEEKGIGVIIAPNFAIGAVLMMKFAQMAAKYFPDVEIIEQHHDQKLDAPSGTAIKTAELISRVRTEKQQGHPNEKETIQGARGANFNGMRIHSVRLPGLVAHQEVLFGGNGQLLTIRHDSLHRSSFMSGVKLAIDTVMKIDILVYGLENIIE
- the bshA gene encoding N-acetyl-alpha-D-glucosaminyl L-malate synthase BshA, whose amino-acid sequence is MKLKIGITCYPSVGGSGVVATELGMLLAEKGHEIHFITSSVPFRLNKWYPNLYFHEVDVNQYSVFKYPPYDLSLASKMAEVARREDLDLLHVHYAIPHAISAYLAKQMIGGEKLKIITTLHGTDITVLGHDPSLQELIRFGIEQSDIVTAVSKNLVEETYRLVETNKEIETVYNFVDERVYYRRERSYLKHQFGINADEKVIIHISNFRHVKRVPDVIEAFARIEKVIKAKLLLVGDGPESTVVSRMVREKGLQERVLFLGKQENIEEVLSISDLMLLLSEKESFGLTLLEAMACQVPCIGTNIGGIPEVIEDGATGYICELGDVAAVAEKAIMLLTNEELYKKISHQAFIRTKEIFHSRKIVEQYEQLYYKMVCLTEKKSEEHLWKDRL